The following coding sequences lie in one Silene latifolia isolate original U9 population chromosome 5, ASM4854445v1, whole genome shotgun sequence genomic window:
- the LOC141655415 gene encoding uncharacterized protein LOC141655415, translating to MVKLLVLLGIRLKRELVDWYRAIWSPVTLPKHNFIAWIIAHQALKLKDKLVQYGVCVDDLCCICQMHPETHQHLFTNCKFSQELLLIVGNWLGTDIRADGFILTFARRRWSKLRKRVTTSAVIACWYFIWMQRNEARLHQCLTRPSIIASQVQEVIRSRFSCCKPACISQKEVHWLSKVQLV from the exons ATGGTAAAGCTCCTTGTGTTGCTTGGCATAAG GTTGAAGAGGGAGCTGGTGGATTGGTATAGGGCTATATGGAGTCCTGTAACTCTCCCAAAGCATAATTTCATTGCCTGGATTATTGCTCATCAGGCTCTGAAGTTGAAAGATAAGCTGGTACAGTATGGTGTTTGTGTAGATGATCTCTGTTGCATCTGTCAGATGCATCCTGAAACACATCAACACCTGTTTACTAATTGCAAATTCAGTCAAGAGCTGTTACTTATTGTAGGCAACTGGTTGGGTACTGATATTAGAGCAGACGGTTTCATACTCACCTTTGCTCGCAGAAGATGGAGTAAGCTAAGGAAGAGAGTCACTACATCAGCTGTTATTGCATGCTGGTACTTTATTTGGATGCAACGCAATGAAGCAAGACTACATCAATGCCTCACTAGACCCAGCATTATTGCAAGTCAAGTCCAAGAGGTCATTAGAAGTCGATTTAGTTGTTGTAAACCAGCTTGTATCTCCCAAAAAGAGGTACACTGGTTGTCTAAGGTGCAATTAGTGTAA